A region of the Verrucomicrobiota bacterium genome:
TCATTCATGCGGTTGAAGTTTCGTAACAAGGTAGATTTCCCGCAACCGGATGGTCCGATCAGCGCGGTCACTTGCTGTTTTGGTATTTCAAGATTTAGGTCGTGGAGTACCTTAGCTTTTCCGTACCAGAAATTGTAGTCCTTGACTGATATATAGTTTTCCCTACCGGCCTCAACTTTAGGAGTAGCTTCTTGTTTGGTGATGGTGGAAGTTTTTTCGCGTACGTTTTCCATGAAATGGTTAATCAAAAAGTGGAGGTCTTGTATTTTCTTTTCAGTCGATTGCGGATCATTATGGCTACCAGATTGAGCATTACAATTAACAGGATTAAGAGCAAGGTAGTGGCGAATACCATTGGCATGGCTGCTTCCGAGTCGGGCGATTGGAATCCCAGGTCGTAGATGTGGAAACCGAGGTGCATGAACTTTCGTTCTAAATGAACGAATGGGAACTGTGTATCAATGGGAAGAGACGGTGCAATCTTTACCACACCGACCAGCATCAACGGTGCGACTTCGCCAGCACCGCGAGCCATTGCGAGTATCATGCCCGTTAGAATTCCAGGAGCGCTTGCCGGAAGAACAATCCGTTGGATCGTTTGCCATTTTGATGCCCCGCAAGCGAGGGAACTTTCCCTGATACCGCGGGATACCGATGCGAGTGCTTCTTCCGAGGCAACGATTACGACGGGAACAGTCATCAATGCCAAAGTCAGGGACGCCCAAAGGATTCCACCGGTTCCGAAGGTAGGGGTAGGAAGTCGCAATGAGAAAAATAATTGGTCCAAGGTTCCTCCGACAAAATATACAAAGAAACCCAACCCAAAAACTCCAAACACGATGGATGGAACTCCCGCCAAATTGTTAATGGCGATTCTGACAGAACGGACGAACAGTCCATCCCTTGCATATTCTTTTAAATAAATGGCCGCGATTACCCCAAATGGGGTTACCGCAATACTCATCAAAAGGGTCATGACAAACGTGCCAAAGATTGCCGGGAAAACGCCCCCTTCCGTATTCGCCTCTCTGGGTTCTTCAATCAGGAATCCCAGGGTGTGCTTTATAAAGATCCCTGCTTTCCCAAAGAATCCTAATTGGTTTGGATAGTAAAAACTATAGATACTTCCAATGGATTGTTCGACCTGCTCGCCGGAAGCTAGTGTATATGCCAGTTTACTGGACTCCTGAAAATCTCTTAGTCCTCGAGCTTGAGCGGCGAGAGTTGTAAATAACGATTGGTGGCGAGCCCGTTCATTTTCAATTCGATTCAGACTCGCTATGTCAGCAGGGCTTTGAACGTTCGATCGGTCTATCTTCAGCTTTTCCAGGCGAAGTTTTTCAAGTGCCTTGTTAATTGCTCCAATTTCATTGAATTCCAGGTAACGGATTTTTTCGCGCCGGTCCCGGCATTCTTCTATGAGTGCTTTTAGGGCCGCATTAAAATTCGGGTTGCTCGCTTCAATCCTTTCACCGTTTACGAAGCTTAAATAAGCGGGATAAGCGATGGCATCCCCATACTCGGCCCTTTCCAGGATTACAATTTCCTCGGGTTCGGAAACTTCCAGAATAGAGCTTCGATCAAAATATTTATAGGAGAATCCGAATTGATCTTTGTTTCCCAGGAAAAGTTGCCACTCCTTCACTGGAGCTTGGGGATTCGTTAATGATTTATCGAGGGATTTAGTCTGTTCTGAAGTAATTATTCCCGCAACTTTCGAACGTGATCCCAGACCGGTTACCGCCTCCGTATCCAACTTCAATTGGACAACCCGTTGGGGCCAAAAAACTGACAACCCGTTGTAGGCGATTACTCCAATTAACGCTACAATCATCACTAGGCCCAAGAACAGGCCCAGAGAGGAAAACCATACGGCTATTTCTCCTTTGACTCGGACTTGCTTTTGTTTGGCCAGATCTTTCATGCAGTTTTAAATCCCTTCCGGCTACTCTACCGTTTTGTAGCGATTGCGCAGTTCCTGACGAAGGATTTCCGCCACTGTATTAATAAAAAATGTCATTATGAAAAGTACCAGGGCTCCCAGAAACAGGGTACGATATAAAGTGCCGTGGTAAGGAGCTTCGGGTAACTCTACTGCGATATTGGCCGAAAGAGTTCGCATACCACTGAATATGTTGAAGTCTTTTACGGGTGTGTTCCCGGTGGCCATCACCACAATCATCGTTTCGCCCACCGCGCGTCCAAATCCAATCATCAAAGAGGAGAGTATGCCTGCTGAGGCAGTTGGTAGAACAATTTTGATTGCAGTTTGCCAACGACTCGCCCCCAGGGCCAAGGAACCGGATCGCATGGAATTGGGAACATTGCTCATCGAATCTTCTGCGATTGTAAAGATGATGGGTATGACTGCGAAACCCATCATGAACCCAACTATCAAAGAGTTTCTCTGCGTGTAGGTCGCTCCAGTAAAGTCTGGCCACCACAATCTAAAATCCGCGATTTGCTCACCTGTGTCAGGATTGGTAACTACAAAAAAGATCCGTTCAAAAACCGGCCCCAGATTCCAACAGGCATAGCAAACGATTAAAAGAAAAGGAGCGATTATCAGAAATTCAAATCCCGGAGGAATCTTCATGCGAACCTGTTTGGGTAACTTCAACCATCCCCATCCAAAAATGAAGGTGAATAAGGGGATTCCGATCACCAGTAGCAAAAACGATGGCACTTGGGTGTCTACCAGAGGTGCGAGCCACAGTGCGGCCATGAATCCGAGTACTACCGACGGTAGTGAGGCCATGATCTCCATGGTCGGTTTCACGAAATTCTTTAATTTCGGTTCAAGGAATTGCGATGTATACAAGGCAGCCAGCAAAGCAATGGGAACTGCAAATAACATGGCATAAAACGTCCCTTTGAGTGAGCCAAGGATAAGCGGAACAAGCGAGAGTTTTGGTTCGAAGTCGTCCGTTCCTCCAGTTGATTGCCATATATAATCAGTCTCGGGCTGGCCTTCATACCAGATCTTTCCGAAATAGGCCTTTAAGCCTGCTTGAGGGTGGGGATCCTGTAGCGAAAACAGGTGCAAGATACCGGTAGTGTCCAACAAAGCGAGTTTGTCGTATTTTTCGCCTATGACTCCTCGTGCAATATCGAAATCGAAATCTTGCTCCCAGCGAATGCTCTCTGTGGTGCTGTAGCGAAGGGACGCATGATTCTTTCCCATAAGCAAAAAACTCTTATTTCGAATGCCGGGGTAATAATCAATGGAGGGTTCCGGTAATGGGTCGAACTCTTTTGTCATGGAGTAGAGCCGCTGTCCTTTTCCAGAATCCAACGACATACTGAAAATTCGATTTTCCCCACCTGTGCCGGAAAAAACGACTGAAACATCGCCCATAAGGAAATCCGCACTATGCACTCGTTTATCATCCAGGCCTTCGAAGGGCCAAAAGCGTTGCCTTAGCTTGAGCTCTCCTGATTCAAACACAAATAAGAACACTTCACCCGTAGTCGATGTTACCAGGATGAGATCTCCGTTCGAGCTAACGTCCACTTGTTGTATTTCCTGATCGATGTCGGGTGTCAGGTCAAAGCGTTTACCAACCGTGATGTTTCCTCCACCGCCAAACAGGGACCGCTTTTGTTCGAGTGTTACTGCCCTGACATGTTGCTCACCGCTAGAATCCACGCATATGCCTGCGGCCATTTTGTTGGAGGCGCCTTCACCATAATCGACAAATTTAATGGATTCGCCCTTTTCTGATAGCACATACCAGTCTGAGCTTTCAATGTCCGGATGAATGGTTCTGACAGAGGCTGTATCAAATTGAGAGCGGTAGTTTAGCTTTGAAAATGCAAATTTACCAGACTCCGAGCCAGCCACGAGTAGTCGTTTCAACGAATTGTAGTTGAGGGTGGATAGGGATTCGCCGGGGTTAAATACGTCGTTGTGTTCAATCGAACCTCGATCGCCTTTAAGGTCCAGATACCGAACGGAACCATCTTTGCGGATGACCACTGGCAACTCGGCCCATTCATCTAGATCGAAATCGATAATTTCATTTATCGAGTCCACTAGAGGATGTTCGGCGAGGGGCTTGACTTTGGCACCTTGGAAAAGAGGAAGAATCTGAACAAAGATGAAAATAAAAATTCCCATAACAGCTGCGATAACCGCGACGCCGCCCACCACAATGAAATGGTTCATGAAGTGGTCTAGCCAAAGGATCCGTTTTGTTACGCGGAACCGTTTTGGAACTTTGTCAGGGTTGGACTTTTTTTTCGTCTTTTTTTTCATCTTTGTCGGTCAACTGCCGATTCTCGATGGAGTTTACCAAGGGTTACATCGTGAATCATTCTTCTAGACCAGAAAAAAATCCTCCGCTTTTGTCACCCAAGCTGAACGTCACTTAAAATAAGGAAAATTAGGCGAATCCTGGTTTTGCGCTGAACGGATTCTCCTATTTAAGAAACCTCAGCATTTCGCCCGCAACGGATGCTGGAAGAGGAAAGTAGCCGTCCTTTACCACGATTTCCTGTCCTTGCTTGGAGAGGACGAACCGAATGAATTCGTAGGTCAAAGTGTCCACAGGCTCGTTGGGGCGTTTGTTCACATAAACGTATAAAAGACGTGCGAGTGGATAATCCCCCGAAAGGCAATTTTCCAATGAAGGCTCAAACATAGTGGATTCGCTTTCTCCCAGTGCCAGTGCTTTTACGCCAGAGGTTTTATAGCCAATCCCGGAATATCCTAATCCATAAAGGTCAGTTGCGATTCCCTGGACAACCGCGGAGGAGCCAGGTTGTTCTTTCACGCTTTCTCGGTAATCACCTTTTTTAAGAGCTACTTCCTTAAAATAGCCATACGTTCCGGAAGCACTGTTACGACCATACAGACTGATGCTTCGATCGGCCCAACTGCCTGTTTGACCTACACTTCCCCAATTCTCAATCGGCGTCCCGCCAGCCTTATAAGTGTTGGAGAAGATACTGTCTACCGACTTCATGGTTAGTCCTTTGATCGGATTGTCCTTATGAGCAAATACCGCCAATGCATCGATCGAAACGCCAATTTGAGTTGGTTTGTAACCAAACTTATGTTCGAAAGCATCTATTTCCACCGATTTCATTCCTCGGCTCATGGGTCCCACTTGGGCGGTTCCTTCTATGAGTGACGGAGGAGCTGTCGATGAGCCTTTACCTTCGATCTGGATATTCACATTGGGATAAAAGGCGCGGAACGATTCAGCCCATAGTGACATCAGGTTGTTTAGGGTATCCGATCCTACGGAATTCAGATTTCCCGATACTCCAGATACAGATGTGTAGACAGGCAGGTCAGGATCCACGTTCGCCTGGCTTGTCAGTTGAGTGAGCGCCAGCCATGCAGCGGTTATAACAATTATCTTTTTCATTTATGCGGTACGAATAGGTTGCAGTATTATTCAATCTCCGGGTTTAAATTTTAAGTGTCTATTGAACCGGAACATCAGGATTGAGGGTTAATTCTCAATTTCTGCAAAATGAGAACACACTCCAAATCCCATGTATAGTTCTCTATTGTTAAAGTTCTGTGTCCGGAATGTTACAGGCGTGTTACGAAGTTTGGTTTTCCGGAAAAGGTGACTTTGAATTTGCCAATGGGACCTTCGTTTTCTCCTAATCCAGGAGATGCCTCAGTCTGCTTTAAAAGACCAAATCCATAGATGTATTTCTTGCTTCACTGAAAGTTTTCGGGGCTATTTGCATTTAATGGCCACCTTCTGCGCCTGCAGGCTTGCGCTTCTATTTTTCAACAATAAATGTGCAGGGTTTTTACAAATCAATGCCCCGGTTTTCTATAAATACTGGGGCTAACAGACGCACTACCCAAATGATTGTTTCCCTAAGAACCATTGTCCTCGTTTTGTCCTTCATTCTTCCGGTATTCATGGTATCGGCCACGAATGTGAAAACCATTAAACCCGAGCGTCGCGATCTTGTCCGCGAGACAACCCAGCCGGCAACCGCCGAGGCTTTTTACTCAGCTGAGCTAGGTGTAAAGGTGACGGGTTACGTCGAATCCGTTCCGGTGGATATCGGTGCTAAAGTAAAGAAGGGCCAAGCCTTGGTGATCATCGCCGCTCCAGAAATGGATGAGCAATTCAACGCGCTTAAAGCTGAAGAGCGCGAATATGCAACAGGTGTTCAAGCGGCTGAGGCCAATCTTACCGCTGTGAAGTCCGAAACCAGCCGCATTGAGGATCTGGTTAAAAAAGGTTCTGTTACTAAAAAAGCGGGAGATGAAGCGAGGAACCGCCTCATTGCGGGTGAGGCCGAAGTCGCCGCCGCCAAAGCCCGGTTGGGAACGGCCACCGCCCGACTTGCTGAAGTACAGGCACTCATATCCTATTCC
Encoded here:
- the pstA gene encoding phosphate ABC transporter permease PstA — encoded protein: MKDLAKQKQVRVKGEIAVWFSSLGLFLGLVMIVALIGVIAYNGLSVFWPQRVVQLKLDTEAVTGLGSRSKVAGIITSEQTKSLDKSLTNPQAPVKEWQLFLGNKDQFGFSYKYFDRSSILEVSEPEEIVILERAEYGDAIAYPAYLSFVNGERIEASNPNFNAALKALIEECRDRREKIRYLEFNEIGAINKALEKLRLEKLKIDRSNVQSPADIASLNRIENERARHQSLFTTLAAQARGLRDFQESSKLAYTLASGEQVEQSIGSIYSFYYPNQLGFFGKAGIFIKHTLGFLIEEPREANTEGGVFPAIFGTFVMTLLMSIAVTPFGVIAAIYLKEYARDGLFVRSVRIAINNLAGVPSIVFGVFGLGFFVYFVGGTLDQLFFSLRLPTPTFGTGGILWASLTLALMTVPVVIVASEEALASVSRGIRESSLACGASKWQTIQRIVLPASAPGILTGMILAMARGAGEVAPLMLVGVVKIAPSLPIDTQFPFVHLERKFMHLGFHIYDLGFQSPDSEAAMPMVFATTLLLILLIVMLNLVAIMIRNRLKRKYKTSTF
- a CDS encoding ABC transporter permease subunit; this encodes MNHFIVVGGVAVIAAVMGIFIFIFVQILPLFQGAKVKPLAEHPLVDSINEIIDFDLDEWAELPVVIRKDGSVRYLDLKGDRGSIEHNDVFNPGESLSTLNYNSLKRLLVAGSESGKFAFSKLNYRSQFDTASVRTIHPDIESSDWYVLSEKGESIKFVDYGEGASNKMAAGICVDSSGEQHVRAVTLEQKRSLFGGGGNITVGKRFDLTPDIDQEIQQVDVSSNGDLILVTSTTGEVFLFVFESGELKLRQRFWPFEGLDDKRVHSADFLMGDVSVVFSGTGGENRIFSMSLDSGKGQRLYSMTKEFDPLPEPSIDYYPGIRNKSFLLMGKNHASLRYSTTESIRWEQDFDFDIARGVIGEKYDKLALLDTTGILHLFSLQDPHPQAGLKAYFGKIWYEGQPETDYIWQSTGGTDDFEPKLSLVPLILGSLKGTFYAMLFAVPIALLAALYTSQFLEPKLKNFVKPTMEIMASLPSVVLGFMAALWLAPLVDTQVPSFLLLVIGIPLFTFIFGWGWLKLPKQVRMKIPPGFEFLIIAPFLLIVCYACWNLGPVFERIFFVVTNPDTGEQIADFRLWWPDFTGATYTQRNSLIVGFMMGFAVIPIIFTIAEDSMSNVPNSMRSGSLALGASRWQTAIKIVLPTASAGILSSLMIGFGRAVGETMIVVMATGNTPVKDFNIFSGMRTLSANIAVELPEAPYHGTLYRTLFLGALVLFIMTFFINTVAEILRQELRNRYKTVE
- a CDS encoding phosphate ABC transporter substrate-binding protein PstS family protein, which gives rise to MKKIIVITAAWLALTQLTSQANVDPDLPVYTSVSGVSGNLNSVGSDTLNNLMSLWAESFRAFYPNVNIQIEGKGSSTAPPSLIEGTAQVGPMSRGMKSVEIDAFEHKFGYKPTQIGVSIDALAVFAHKDNPIKGLTMKSVDSIFSNTYKAGGTPIENWGSVGQTGSWADRSISLYGRNSASGTYGYFKEVALKKGDYRESVKEQPGSSAVVQGIATDLYGLGYSGIGYKTSGVKALALGESESTMFEPSLENCLSGDYPLARLLYVYVNKRPNEPVDTLTYEFIRFVLSKQGQEIVVKDGYFPLPASVAGEMLRFLK